The DNA region CGAATCCTCGCGAAACAGAAGCCGAAACGCACGTCTGCTGACAACCATAAAAAACGGTGACACAGCTGAATGGGATTGCACCATGCTGTTTTATGCCATTCTTTTTTCAGACTGCATCCATCGCCTGAATTCAACAGTTAAGTCACACGTGGATGACCTCAGGAAGTTGCGTAATGAAGACTTTGCGCATATGCCACGAGGACACCTTTCGGAAAAAGATTTCCAAAGAGTgattttaagagttaaaaatgcATTTCTTGCACTCGGTCTTCCCATACAGAAAATCCAAGATAtccaaaatcaaacaagtttCCCAACGGAAGAATTGACAAATATATTGAAGAAAGTGGACACTCTCAATCAAGACgttcaagagaaagaaaagaaactgcaagaaaaagataatgaaCTTCTCGAGAGGGGTAAGGAGCTGCTAGAAAAAGAGGAGCAGCGACAGGTCCTTGAGCAGCAGCTTCTTATAAGTGTGTCTCCATTTTGTGTTCTTCCCCTAAAACCTACACACGACGTCACAGGCCGCGATTCTGAGGTTAGTAAAATTACCCAACAGCTCAGAACCCTCAAATATGCTAATGATGATGCTCTAAGCACCTTGTATATATCTGGAAATCCGGGAAGTGGAAAATCGCAGCTGGCTCGTTTGGTAGCCAAGCGGTTTTACGACGAAGTCAAAAAAAATCCTGACACAGCTTCATTTGTTATGACCCTAAATGCTGAAAATTCAGAATCGTTTTTGGAATCCTATGTCGTTTTCGCTCGACACTGTAAATGTCCAGAGTATGCAGTTACAAACACTCTCAATTCCACAGACCTATGTGCAGACGAAAAGATTAGAAGTCTTAAGACGCTGATAGGCGCGAGAATTTCTTACTATACGTCATGGCTGCTGGTAGTCGATAACGTCATTAATGTTTCTCAAATACATGGACACTTACCAGATGTAGGAGACGAACACTGGGCAAGAGGCCAGTTGCTGATAACAACACAAGACGCTGTTTCTATCCCTTTGACAAATTCTGCAATCCAACATGTCTCAGTCAGCGAAGGAATGCATCCAGATGATGCCCGCTCGTTGTTAACACTCCTGTCAGGGGTGAATGACGGTGAAATGGAAGATGAAGTTGCACGGGCATTAGACTATCAACCTCTTGCCTTAGCGGGTGCCTCCCTTTATGTGCGAGATGTTCGGCAGAGTAAAGCGTCTGTCAACTTTGGCTGGGGCGACTATCTGGAGAAACTTGCAGGCGGTCGACGAAATACGACAGAGGCTATTCTTACTGAGACAAATCCAAGCTACAAGAAGTCCATGACAACAGCAATAACGCTTGCAGTGGAAAAAGCGATGACGACCGACAGAGTTATTAATCACCTGTTCACTTTTCTTGCTCTTTGTTCACCTCAGCCAATACCTCAAGACGTCGCTGTCAATTACATCATAGGAATTGATGAAGAATTTAGTGATAAAGAGTGGATCGCAGGGAGGATAAATCGATGTTCATTGATATTATCTGAAGAAGAAGGAAACAGCGTCTATATCCGAGTGCATGGAGTTGTTCGATTTGTACTtgattctttaaaaacaaattttgcaaagGATTTATACATCAAAGCCGTCGTTGGGGCTGTTGCATCATTTGCCAAGGTCGATAACTTTGATACCTTTATCATCGGCTCGAAAGTTGTTCCCCACCTAAGAAAATTGATCCTGAAGGATAAAGATCTATTTCCTATACAAGAATCACCTCCAGTCAGCAAAATGGGTGTTGTTCTCCTACAAGATTATCTTAATGGCCTTCCGATCCTCGGACAAATGTGTCTCAACCATTGTGAATACAAAGCTGCAATGAACTACTTCGAAACGGCCTTAGAAATCAAACACTCATGTAACGCAAACGAAACTCTAGAAAAAGCAGAACTGTACCTCTCTGTGGGAATCGCACACACATATATGGGTAACTTAGAGCAAGCCAAGAAGTTCAATGAAAGTGCACTGGACATTTATGTGAAACACCTCCGACCTGACCATGTAAATGTCGCAACTTCTTAcgataacctgggtactgtatacagaaatctaggtgatttccagcaagcaaaggacagcCATGCACGAGCACTGGACATTTATGTGAAACAACTCGGACCTGACCATGTAAATGTCGCAACTTCTTAcgataacctgggtactgtatacagagatctaggtgatttccagcaagcaaaggacagcCATGCACGAGCACTGGACATTTATGTGAAACAACTCGGACCTGACCATGTAAATGTCGCAACTTCTTACGATAACCTGGGTGCTGTATACAGagatctaggtgatttccagcaagcaaaggacagcCATGCACGAGCACTGGACATTTTTGTGAAACAACTCGGACCTGACCATGTAGATGTTGCAACTTCTAacaataacctgggtattgTGTACAGaaatctaggtgatttccagcaagcaaaaGACAACTATGTACGTGCACTAGAC from Pocillopora verrucosa isolate sample1 chromosome 1, ASM3666991v2, whole genome shotgun sequence includes:
- the LOC136276898 gene encoding uncharacterized protein, whose product is MATAIEYSSEQLNYYRICYVVTDVLTEGLRIIFKQEWDNRYRRTRGEWKDQPNNGLDFWNGESSRNRSRNARLLTTIKNGDTAEWDCTMLFYAILFSDCIHRLNSTVKSHVDDLRKLRNEDFAHMPRGHLSEKDFQRVILRVKNAFLALGLPIQKIQDIQNQTSFPTEELTNILKKVDTLNQDVQEKEKKLQEKDNELLERGKELLEKEEQRQVLEQQLLISVSPFCVLPLKPTHDVTGRDSEVSKITQQLRTLKYANDDALSTLYISGNPGSGKSQLARLVAKRFYDEVKKNPDTASFVMTLNAENSESFLESYVVFARHCKCPEYAVTNTLNSTDLCADEKIRSLKTLIGARISYYTSWLLVVDNVINVSQIHGHLPDVGDEHWARGQLLITTQDAVSIPLTNSAIQHVSVSEGMHPDDARSLLTLLSGVNDGEMEDEVARALDYQPLALAGASLYVRDVRQSKASVNFGWGDYLEKLAGGRRNTTEAILTETNPSYKKSMTTAITLAVEKAMTTDRVINHLFTFLALCSPQPIPQDVAVNYIIGIDEEFSDKEWIAGRINRCSLILSEEEGNSVYIRVHGVVRFVLDSLKTNFAKDLYIKAVVGAVASFAKVDNFDTFIIGSKVVPHLRKLILKDKDLFPIQESPPVSKMGVVLLQDYLNGLPILGQMCLNHCEYKAAMNYFETALEIKHSCNANETLEKAELYLSVGIAHTYMGNLEQAKKFNESALDIYVKHLRPDHVNVATSYDNLGTVYRNLGDFQQAKDSHARALDIYVKQLGPDHVNVATSYDNLGTVYRDLGDFQQAKDSHARALDIYVKQLGPDHVNVATSYDNLGAVYRDLGDFQQAKDSHARALDIFVKQLGPDHVDVATSNNNLGIVYRNLGDFQQAKDNYVRALDIYVKQLGPDHVNVATSYNNLGVVSSSLGDFQQAKDSHARALDIYVKQLGPDHVNVATSYDNLGAVYRNLGDFQQAKDSHARALNIRLKQLRPDHVVVATSFNNLGILFKNVGDFQQAKDSYARALDLYVKQLGLDHANVATSYNNLGTIYRNLGDFQEAKDSNARALVIRLKQLGPEHVDVATSNNNLGIVYRNLGDLQQAKDTHARALDIYVKQLGPEHVNVACSYDNLGIVCKDLGDFQQAQDSYACALDIYVKQLTHEQVHVATSCNNLGIVYRNLGDFQQARDSHAHALDIRLKQLGPEHVDVTTSYNNLGIVYRILSDFHACVRSYVRILRLINNKSR